The following coding sequences are from one Formosa haliotis window:
- a CDS encoding L-serine ammonia-lyase has translation MEIISVFDMLKIGVGPSSSHTLGPWRAAERWIKELKDSGKFNKVEKVTVDLYGSLSLTGKGHATDFALILGLSGADPERIPTEDINEIISTIKNTNTLVFNAENSLPFNVQTDIVFNRKFLPFHSNGLSFSALINGRQYKSTFYSIGGGFVVKEERKNSKANKIIFYCTLPYPIETGVQLLEFCHQLNLPISGVVLENEKSLRDEATIDFEMKRVWNTMLECMYTGCHTEGNLPGGLNVRRRAFDMHKKLHGDIPYNNPQEWLESIRNTEVKFRQILKWVSCFALAVNEVNASLGRVVTAPTNGSAGVIPAVLMYYLVIENHDAGFEDIKKFLLVAGEIGSIFKKGATISAAMGGCQAEIGVSSAMAAGALTELLGGTPEQVLVAAEIAMEHHLGLTCDPIGGLVQIPCIERNSMGAIKAINAAELAIETDPNNVKVPLDKVVSTMWETAKDMNSKYKETSEGGLAVGVHLSDC, from the coding sequence ATGGAAATAATTTCTGTATTTGACATGTTAAAAATCGGCGTTGGTCCTTCTAGTTCTCACACTTTGGGCCCTTGGCGTGCTGCCGAACGTTGGATTAAAGAACTTAAAGATTCTGGTAAATTTAATAAAGTAGAGAAAGTTACCGTAGACCTTTACGGATCTTTATCGTTAACAGGAAAAGGACACGCTACAGATTTCGCCCTAATTCTGGGTTTAAGTGGCGCCGATCCGGAACGTATTCCTACAGAAGATATTAACGAGATTATTTCAACCATAAAAAACACCAATACCCTTGTTTTTAATGCTGAAAATAGCCTCCCATTTAACGTGCAAACAGACATTGTTTTCAACAGAAAATTTCTTCCGTTTCACTCTAACGGCCTTTCGTTTTCGGCTTTAATAAATGGTAGACAATACAAATCGACATTCTACTCTATTGGTGGTGGTTTTGTTGTAAAAGAGGAGCGTAAAAACTCTAAGGCCAATAAAATTATATTTTACTGTACGCTACCCTATCCTATTGAAACTGGTGTACAACTATTAGAGTTTTGTCATCAGCTTAATTTACCTATTTCGGGAGTTGTGCTAGAAAACGAGAAATCCCTACGCGATGAAGCTACTATCGATTTCGAAATGAAACGCGTTTGGAATACCATGCTAGAATGCATGTACACGGGTTGCCATACAGAAGGGAATTTACCAGGCGGATTAAATGTGCGTCGTCGTGCTTTCGATATGCATAAAAAATTACATGGTGATATTCCGTATAACAATCCGCAAGAATGGTTAGAATCTATCCGAAATACCGAAGTTAAATTCAGACAAATTTTAAAATGGGTAAGTTGTTTTGCTTTAGCGGTTAACGAGGTGAATGCCTCGTTAGGACGAGTAGTAACAGCTCCAACCAATGGAAGTGCCGGTGTAATTCCTGCTGTTTTAATGTATTATTTGGTAATTGAAAATCACGATGCCGGATTCGAGGACATTAAAAAATTCTTATTGGTGGCTGGCGAAATTGGAAGTATTTTTAAAAAAGGAGCTACTATTTCTGCAGCTATGGGTGGTTGTCAGGCCGAAATTGGCGTATCGTCTGCTATGGCGGCCGGTGCATTAACCGAATTATTAGGCGGAACCCCAGAACAAGTTTTAGTAGCTGCCGAAATTGCTATGGAACATCATTTAGGTTTAACCTGCGACCCTATTGGTGGTTTGGTGCAAATCCCGTGTATAGAGCGCAATTCTATGGGGGCTATTAAAGCAATAAATGCCGCAGAACTCGCCATAGAAACAGACCCGAACAACGTAAAAGTGCCTTTAGATAAAGTTGTTTCTACCATGTGGGAAACTGCGAAAGACATGAATTCTAAATATAAAGAAACATCGGAAGGCGGATTAGCCGTAGGTGTACACTTATCCGATTGTTAA